From Mycosarcoma maydis chromosome 19, whole genome shotgun sequence:
TTGTTGTTGCCAAATAGCGACCCTGTGTTTTGTTGCTGTAGCGGCTGTTGGATGCCAGGAGTGCCTGACAAAGGCTTTTGTCCGAAGAGTGCACCTGACTGCGGCGTTcctgcctgctgctgctgctgcgttgTGTTGTTCGAGACATTGTTGCCAAAGGAAAATCCACCTGGCGTTGAGAAGGAGTTGTTGAAGCCTCCCCCTGTGCTGGCGCCAAACGGCGTGGACGACGGCTGATGTTGCTGTTGACCAGCCTGTTGCGGTGTTGCCGCTGGGTTCGAGAACGAAAACATGGCCAAGATGTTGTGTCCAAGCAAAGCCGCCGTACTTGACAATACAGAAGGCTGTCAGGGTGATGTTGGTTGCAGCTGGTTACGTGATACGTCGGTGTgatgaatcatgaatgttTGTTGTTCTTTTGCTTGAACGCGCTTTGAGAGCAGATTCACAGATTTATCTCGGCCGTTACAAATTCACCTCGGCTCTCGGTGAAAAATgtcgcattcgtgattattcaGGGTCCAGACATTATTCACAATTGACGCATACCTGCATGCTCGTGCTCAGCAACTCAGAGGAACACAGCAAAGGTATTTGCCACCGAGCCGTTCGTCTCGCCGCATCTTCGCTCCTTGCTCcttgcttcttggcttccTCCAAGGATTTCCATCGTATCAACTAGCTCTTGCATCGATATGACCGCAGCGAAACATCCCACGCGCAATATCATCGTTGTTGGAGGCGGCATCGTGGGCTCGAGCATCGCCTACTATCTCTCCAAGGCGGTGGCAACTACAGCGACACGAGCAGCGACCAAGATCACCCTCATCGAAGCTTCCGCAGCACCTGCACCCGGCGCATCGGGAAAGGCTGGTGGCTTTCTCGCTCTTGACTGGCATGGGCCTGCAACAGCGAGCTTAGCCAAGCTGAGCTTCAATCTGCATCGCTCACTGGCAGACCAGGATGGTGGGCAAGAGAAATGGGGTTATCGAGAGGTCGAGACATGGCAGGTCCACATCGATTCGAAACTCAAGGAAAGGCCAAAAAAGGCGAAGTCCGTCATCAGCTGGCTTGACCAAGAAATTGTACGCTCCACTTCGAACAtgggtggtggtggcacAACCGCCCAAGTTCACCCTGCTCAACTGACACAGCATCTGGTCGACGAGTCGCAAAGAGGTGGCGTGCAAGTTATGTTTAATTCTCGAGCCACTGGCTTGCACTTCAACGACGATCGGCAAattgacaagctcgaggtcACAGACACCCGATCAGGAGACACCAGGACGCTCGATGTGGATGACCTTGTGATTGCAGCGGGGCCCTGGACAGGGTCGCTGATCACCCAACTGTTCCCTCGAAACTTACTGCCTGCGCATCTCAAGTCGGCATCCTCAATCGACGGGTCCCGGGCTCACAGCATTGTGATTGAATCTCATAAGCCTTTGTCAGCGGACTGCCTGTTTACCGACATGTCTTACGGCCCTGGTGGTCGCAAGGCAGGAGCACCGGAGCTCTACTGTCGTCCTGACGGCACTGCATACGTATGCGGTGGCTCCGACGATGCTCCTTTGCCCGAAACCGCTGATGAAGTGGAATTCGACGACACCAAGGTTGCTTCGCTCATGGAACAAAGTGCGGTTCTTTCACCCTCTTCGTTGGATGTCGACGCAGGAGCTACCTTGCTTGCAAAGCAAGCGTGCTATCTTCCGATCAGCAACAGAACTGGCAATCCCATCATTGGGGGGAGAGATGGCGTGTATATTGCTGCTGGTCATTCGTGCTGGGGCATTACTAACTCGTTGGGAACGGGTAAGGCGCTTTCAGAGTTGATACTTGATGGCAAGGTCCACAGCGCCGACATTCGGGGTTTGATGCCCTAATCTTGTGTGGCTTCTGATAGATTGAGGCCATGCGGGAAATACACGTGCACATCTGATCCGGGTAGTGCGAGAATGCTTCCTCGCCGGCGAAACAAACTTGCGAGAGAAGAGAGATGGAGTGAGTCATCATACTTGGCTGAGATTAGTTTCGATTGAGTTGGATGCGATAAAAGGATCATAACTGTGTCCAGACAGGAGTGATTGCCTGACGCGAACGGGCGCTTCTGGTTGAGAATGCCGTTGGAGACTTGGTAACGTGTGTCAGGCACGCGATGTCATTGCTATCACACAGGGAAGACAGGCCCAGCGCTTGATGTCATCACATGCTCGAGGACGGGAGATCGAACAGCATGCTGAGAAATCGTTTGCACAAAGACTAAGAACGTGAACAAACCGGCAGAGGTATGGACTTTGACGGTTTCAGAGAGCGACGTAAAGGAGAAAGTGCGATCACGGCATGGGAGATCCTGCTCCTGTCCATGTCCTGTCAGCCGCGAAGTGATAGTCAGGTAACATGCGGGCCATTGCGCCAAGAGTTGGAATGTCATTGCTAGTACCGTCCAGAATTTGACGGCTTAATCCGTGAATGATAGAGGGCAACTAGAGGCGATTTTCATGGAGTGCTGAATGGCTTCTCGCAACTCCAAGCAAAAATGTAAACATTCAACCACGATCTGGTGCAGGATATGCTTCCTTCCTTGATAGTCGATGTTCCCAACTAAGCTAGGAGAACTGAGCTTGAAGTACAAGGGTTAGGGCGATCCGGAGTTGATTCGTTATTCTGCGACAGGAGCGTAGTATCTTGACAGGAAGGGCCAGGCAACTGACTGGAAGCGGGCCATTGGCCAAAACTCGATCAGGcgatcaatcacgaatactgAGAGACTCGCCGGATGACTTGTTGTAGTTGTCGAAAAGTGCCTTGTTGGACAGTGCAGGTGGAAATTATTCCTGGCCTCTTTTTTTGGTATGTAATCGAGGGAACGTGTACACCTCGGCTGAATGCGATTTCCCTAAAGGTCAGCGTCagatcgaggtgagcgTTGACccggattcgtgattcgtcgcttcaatcgtgaatagtaAGTTACCTTGTGCCAAGATGGTCACacgtcgtcatcatcgacatCATCCAGCGCGGATGCTCCGATCCTAGACCTTGCAATAATACCATGATTCCGCCGTTCGAATAGAGTACGCTGTATTCCAGAAAGCGACTAGGCGGATGAGCCGGTAATAGCCTTTGCCAACTCGGTGAGGAAATTGAAAAGTCTTTATCCCATATCAAGTGAGAATACATCGTATGGTTGGCTCTCTGGGGCATGCATGATCTTTGGTCTATCAAAttgacattcgtgattgttctCACCTGTTGATGGAATGGAAAACATCGCACAAGTCACATGACCTTGTTAACAATCACCAACAAAGTCTTGGCTGCAAGGCGAGTCGGGgctacattcgtgattcatagTGTGAGCCCAAGCACGTCGGCAAGTCAGCCAAGCGCCGCCGTACGGCAGAGAGGCTTGCGGGAAATTGTGGTACAAAGTACGAACCGCGGAGAATTTGGTGTtgaaatcgtgattgaaaTTTTGCACCCCCCATCTTCCAAGTTAACTAGAACTTTACAGATAAGTTAAACTCGAaagtcacaagtcgtgagtgttgcagcttgcagagtcacgagtgtcaaGAAGGTGCAGCAACCAATTCAAACCTCGCACaatacagtcacgagtacgGAGCTGCGGGGGTGCGTCAAGAAATTCGCCTAAGCGAGGCTCGTTTGGCGGCAGCTAGTCAGCTAGAAATTAAGTCGCTTGGCGACCCAGTTTGGACGCTTTCCAACTTGAACAGAGCAAGGTTGTGTTGAGTCTTTGTCGTTCGAAaccacgattcgtgattcgtgatggtcTCTCTCTGTAGCTGGTCATCTTGTTCCGTAAGCGGAGGTCGAGCTCAGTCTGACGATAATTGGCGTCCTTGTCACCTCTAATGATGTTGCGAAGATTGCGAGGATCATCATCAAGCCCGGCAGAGTCATCGAACAACGTCAACGTCAGCTGCGCAATATGTTGCCAACTGGTTACGATAATGACTTAGTATTGTGGTGCTCTCTGAATATGTTAAGAAGGGGTTGTCTAAACAAAAGATACACAGGCGACATCACACTTGCTCGTCATTCTCGCGTCTTGTGAATCCCGGATTCGTTTTCGAATGACATAGCATCGTTTATCCCACCGACGCCCAACTTTCATCATCACAAGCAGCATTGTGATCACGGACGAAGTGAGAGACGTAACGGGTATTGTGGTTCTCTCGGCTGTGGATGTCGGTCAGCTTGTTGTGTAGTGCAACACCCAAACCGTTTTCAGCGTTGCAGGTTTGATTGGCGAGTACATCCAGTTGCTTGTTCTTCCGTCTTCAGACAGTGAAGTCAACCATGAATGGCACTGATCCGAAAAAATTTGACTGTGCTGCGTGATTTTTtagaatcgtgaatcctcCTGCACCACTCAGGTGCTCACGCTAAAATTCTGTCTGGCTCTGCCGCATGTGCTCTTTTTtgcttttttttttctttttttcttttttaAAAAAACTCTCATCTTCTTGCCGTGGGTTCGTTCGCAGCCTCTCGCCGTACGAAGGAGCAAACATCAGGGGAAGAAATTAATTTCTCTATCGCCGGCTCATCCGACTGTTCTGTCCCTCAGCCACGTTCGATTCATCGTCTGTTTCTGtcttcgagctgcatcggTCCCTCCGTGCTCTTGAGCGTCCTCTGTTAGTCTGCCAGTTACCATGGTACTGGCTAGCGCCGTCCGGTCAAGTTGGTCCGTTTCTGCGTTTTGCAGCCAGCTGGTcagccaatcgtgaacgaATTGAATCGAGTCGTCAACAAGTTTTGTCGGCCTCCAATTAAATAGTCCATCACCCTCTTCTCAATCGCGCTCATCTCTCATGTCTTCTGAGAAGCCATCACTCCTCACTTGTCTCTCACGACCTCCTTCCGACCCACCATCCTTGCTCTGTCGACGCTGGTTCCGCCTATCGGCTAATCCGGAGGCATCGCTTACTAGCTGATCCTGCCCTCGCCCATCCCCCAAACACAGATCGCTACCATGTCTCAGCCTCAGACCGAGATGTTGTCTGCATCTTCGGATGCCAACTCTAGCGAGCGCCAGTCATCCACGCCTTCAACTCAGTCCAACGACCACAATCATGCTGGCCCCAACCCAGCTCAGGCTCAGGTCCTGGACGAGACGCTCTTCCCTGCCGATTCGTATACCCGCGACACAAAAACTTACTGGGCCGATCTTCCCTTCTGGGAAAAGACCAAATGGATCAACGCACAGTCCAATCAGGAAGCACGTCGAGAGCTCGGTGAGATCGGTAGCATGTTTAAGAGCGATCCGCTCTCCCCTTTGCGCGCCTACTACAACAACTACGTCATCACTGGTCTCGGTCTCTTCGTCGAGGGCTACACGCTCTTCTCCATTGGCAACCTCTCACCTCTCTTCAAGGCGGTCTGGCCACAATGCTGGAAGAACTACACCGTCTGCGATGAAGGCTGGCTCCACGCCATCGACTACCTCGAGATCGTTGGTATCATCGTTGGTCAGATCCTCGTCGGTATCGAAGGTGACTGGATCGGCCGTCGATTTGGCATGGTCCAGGATGCGCTCATCATGACTCTCGGTTCCGTAATGTTGACCGCCATGTGGGGCACTTCGCTCAACGGCTGGATTATCTGCTACGCCTGGTCTGTCTTTATCTACGGCAtcggtgttggtggtgaaTACCCCATGACTTCGACCCGCGCCATGGAGGGCACTGGCACCGGCCGCGCTGCCACTACTGGTGATCGAATGCACCGTGGTCGTAAGGTCGCCCTTTCCTTCCTCATGCAGGGCTGGGGTCAGCTCGCCAACCAAGCCGTCCTCATCATTGGTCTGCTCATCTTCCACGGCTCACTCAGTGCTCCGTATTCCACGACGTCGACTCAGTGGACCTTCCGTGTTCAGTTCGGCATCATTGCCGTATTCACCCTCTATCTCGCCTACATTCGATACTATCGCATGAAGTACCAGGACGCTGCGCTCAAgaacgccaagaagcgccTCAATACGTCGGGCTACGACGTCAAGTCGCTCAAGCTCTCGCTCAGTCACTACTGGCATCGTCTCGTTGGCACCGCCGGTGGTTGGTTCGCCAACGACTTCTTCTTCTACGGCAACAAGATCTTCTCCGGCGTCTTTATCAATATTATCACGGGCGGCAGCGGTAGTCTCGAGACCACCTGGCTCTACAACCTGTACAATATCATCATTTCGCTCGCCGGCTACTACCTTGCGGCTCTGCTCATGGATCACAAGCAGTACGGCCGCAAGTGGATGCAAGCCAACGGATTTATTGCCGACTTTATCCTTTTCATCATTGGTGCTTCGCTCTTCGGCCCGCTCACCCAGCCTGGCGGCGGTATCAAGGCATTCCAGGCGATCTACTTCCTTTCGTCGTTCTTCAACCAGTTTGGTCCCAACTCGACCAccttcttgctcgctgcCGAGGTGTTCCCAGCTTCGATCCGTGCCACTTCGCACGGTGTAGCAGCTGCCGTTGGTAAGCTGGGTGCACTTGCGCCCGCCATTCTGTACAACTACATTGACAACCATACCAAGTTTTGGGTGGTTTCGTGGTTCGGTCTGCTCGGCTGGGTGCTTACCATGGTATTCATTCCGGACACCACTGGTCTCGATTTGCGAGAGCAGGAGCGCTACTGGGAGTGTGTGGTGCAGGGTCGTGAGCAGGACTACCACGGAGTCGCCATCCACCCGCGCCACCTTTCCTTCTACGAACGTGTAGTGCTCAAACGCCACCGCTACTACGATCCAGAGCTCGACCGTCAGCAAAAGATGCGCGAACTCGAGGCGCACTTCCactcgagcaagaacgaGAAGGGgggcgacgacgagttcCCCACTGACGACTTGATGGAGGCTGATCTCCAGCTCTACTTCCAATCACTCGCTGACGGTcagaacaagaagctgcaACCGCAACCATCGCAACCTCAGCAACCTtccaagcttgccgagatcgaaaagAGGTTGTGATGGCGTTTGCTTGCCCGTTTCGGATCGTATCGCTATAGACACTCTACGCCACGTTCACGTATGGCTTTTGCTTTAATCTCAGTTTGATCTTGAtcgttttttttttcaCCTGTGAGACGAGATATCGCGCgtgatattcacgattacatCCGCGTTTGTGGTTCCTGTgtgtcattcacgatttcgggATTCTGTGCTGTTTCTGTAGTGTGGTCACTGACTGTATGGTCGGATGTTAAGAGGATGAGAGCGGTGTTTAGGGTATGTGGTTGCAACTTTGACGCGTCCAGCTTACTATAAGAAGCTACGGTAACCGAGTTGGTTAAGGTTGCAAACTAGCCTGTTTGAGAGTTATGCTGTTGGCAACACAATTCGAATCCGAGTGGGGATTGGATTACTCGATGGGGATTTTGGGAAAGGCATTTGGGTGAGCATCAGTGAAGAAGTCGGCTTGGCCGACGCACCTAGGCTCTAGGTCAAGTATGCAGAATGACTTCGACTCTGCTCCCCCAGGGACAGATCCTGGTAAGTTCTtgctctctttctctcttccCTCGCTCCTACAGTTTATAACTCAAGACCTGCGTCATGCGCGTTGCTCTCAATGAAAGGCACAGTTGTAAGTCAAGGAATCCAGGGTCTGAGGCTGAACGCACTGCCGTAGCGAGGCGACGCTTAGTAGCTTCGTAATTTTTTTATGAATTTTGGCGCTCAGTTTTACTGACATACAAGTGACGAGGATTTCTGTATCTTTCGCAGCTCAGAGACATGTAGGTCTGAAAGCCATACAGGTTTGGacctgattcacgatctgGTCTAGGGAGCGCTTTTTAAGACAGATTCGACTCGAGAGACAACTCAGCCAGATGGACACACAGGCATCACAGACATGGACGGGTTGGTATAAGAACGAGATTGACATGGCACCGAGGGCGGACGTCACCTGAGGCACGTCGAGATCAGACGGTAGCCATCGGCGCGGAAGCTGAATGCGCGGACGGATGGTCGTGTGTCAAACTGCTGTCGTACGACGGCGAGCCGGCCACGGCTGTGACGGACTCTGCCGCATGCATCAAGCGCGAATCCGGGACGGGCGTCGCAGACAAAGCAGTGGTCGACGCCGACTTGCCCAACGATCCGCTGGCGGCCGAGGAAAGCTTGCCAATGTACCAGCTGGGGACCCAGCCCCTGGCGtgcgcatctcgctccTGTACGCAATATGACCAGTGGTTGTACCGCTTGAATACGCGCAGACGCTCGTCCTTGCGCAGATCCAGATCGCCCTCGCCACTCTGGTAATCCATGAGCATGATCCCCGGCGTGCTGGTGCTCGTAATCAGCGCCGGCGGAATCGCCGCACGCTTGGCATCCAGCTTGGCtccgctgctcgatgccgtGGGCGTGCTCGGGTTCGAGATGGTGCTTGCACCCGACCGCACATGCGACATCGACGCCGCCTCGGCTTCCACAATGCTCCCCAGAGGTCGACTTGTCTCGAGCAGACACCCGGCAGGCACCCATCCAGACGCATGCTCGGCTCGGTAGTTCGAGTAGGTGACTCCATCATCATCCGCCGAACTCGCTTCGCTCGCCGGGACGCTATACACCACGTCCCCTGCACCGTCTTGCTTTGCGTCTCGTTGCACGATCCACCACCCTTTGGCCTTGTTGATCACGACAAACGTATCGCCCACATTCACGTCAAACTCGTCATCGCGCTCGGGCATGTATGGGTAGATGGCCACCGCGTATGTTCTCGCCACCTTGTTGCGTTCGGGCAAGTCGGCAGCCGGTCCAACTTCCACCGGGTTCGAAGCGTTGGTGACGAGCGCACCCGGCGGCGGTGTTCCTGCAATCACACGACGTCGGTCGGCACGCGGCGCGCTTCGCTTCTTGGTAGCGGACGAACCACCGTCGGTTTCGCGTTCCTGAAGCTTCGAGGCTGCCTTTGCCTCGGCGATCGCAATGGGCGATTTTACGTCGCGGATGTGACGAAGCATAAAGACAGGGCTCTGTTCGTTTTCCTTGAGCTTCTGAAACAGAAGCAGAGGTTTTTCGTCGTAGCTGAGACACCGCTCCGTCTTGCCGTAGCAGATAAAGAGCGCGTACTTGCGCCAGTCGTCGTTGATCTTGTACTTTTTGAGCGCTGCTGGGAGCACCTTATAGCATGGGTCGTCGAGAGTGACGCGAAACGACTTGTACGGGTTGCTGTCGGAGGATGCCGTGGTAGCAGCCGCTGCAGAAGCGGCtggcgatgccgacaaCGAAGAGCCCGAGGCAGCGACCGTCGAAAATTTGGGCTTCGGTTCCGACACGGTCGTCGCTGCGGCGTCTTTGATGCGATCGTCGCGTTCGGTTGCTGCGCTGACAGTGGTGGCGTTGATGGAGCCGCTGCTTCCAGTATTGGAAAAGAGAGATGAGCCACTGGTAGACGACAGAGCAGCGGATGCACCCACGGAGCCTGCACGCGGTCGAGCAGAGCCAGCGGCGTCTGGATGTGCAAGCGAGTTCTGATGCGCAAGCCGACGGGTCGGACTCACCATCGAGGTGGAACCGGCACTGGATGgcggttgctgctgagggAAAGCAGGCTGAGATCCGAGTGATGTGGGAGTGACCGAGGGAGTAATCTGCGTTGGCGAAACATCTCCTGTGGGCACTGTATTGGACGCGCTGGCCGCATACATGTGTGCGGCAGTAGTGGGTGTCATGGGCGCGGCACCACCGATACTATTAGACCTGGACGACTTGACGGTGGTTGGTTTGAAGCCGCTCATGGCTTGTGAGCCGCCATATGTGAAGCCGGTTCGAGTGGGAGAGACAAGACCAGCAAAGTTGCGCGAAGTGGGCGATTCCATGGGCAAGCTGGATGCGGCTGAGGAAGCCAGATCGGAATTTGAGCCGAAGGCGGACgtggtggcgctgctcTCACTGGAACGATGCGCGGAGAGCGAGTTGGAAACAAGGGTGATGGGCGTGTCAATGGAATGCGCCTTGACTCCGACGTGCCTTGCTACGGACGCCATGTCCTGCTGGAAGCGAACGAGATAGTCTGCGAGTCGCAGGATCTGCGATTCCAAGAGACGAATGCGATCGTCGCGTTGACGTAGCGCAGTAGACATGTGAGCTGTGCTGAGCGTGTTGGTGGCATGTTCTTGCGCCTCGATTGACTTGGGAATCCAGTCGCCTTCTTGGATGGGGATGTCAAACTGCTGCTTGAGACGGTAGATGGCAGCAAGGAGCGCGAGGCGCTGACCTATGGTGACGACGCCGATATCCCTGAgagcttcgtcgtcgagcagaaCAAGCACATCGCCAGTGATGCCGTTTGACTTGAAGTCTCTTGCATACTTGGAAAGACCGACGGAGGAGAGCCAGTCTACGACCTGCTGCTCGGACCACTTGTTGACATGAACTGTCGGTGACGACTTTGGGCTTTGAGAGGACATGGTTGGCGGAAGAGGCTGAGAATCAGGGAAGCGCTCGTACCGGGTAggtgctgtgctgtgctgtgctgtgctgtgctgtgctgtgctgctctGCTTAGATGAATTGCGACGAGGAGAGGGAGAGGACTGGTTCAGCTGTACGAAGTGGTTCAAGACGATCGGTCAATGGCAACGAGCGTCATCTTGACCGCTGATGAAATAGAAGAAAGGAGCGGCGTAGATATGGGCGAGCAGAAAGATGGACGAGCGTGCGTGCTCTAGCCGAAGACTTGTGCTCCGATGTGAGCCGAGTCgaatcgagtcgagtcgagtcgagtggAGCCAAACGTATTGAAATAGGGCGTTAGAGGAGCCTAAGATGAGACCGACAGAGAGGCTGACAACGATGAGCGTGTGCAAGCGGTGATCGTGTCAGAGCGAACGTGACCCGGAGCGAAGCGGACGATGTGATGAGATGTGATGTGATGAGATGTGATAAGATGTGATGGAATGGAATGGAACGGGTGAATGGATGAAAGGATGAAAGGTTGAATGGGTAAATCGTCAAccgtgaagcgtgaatgaCTTGCAAGACTAGGATGAACCAAAGAACACATCGCAtgcttgctgcgctgcacCCTTAAATCGAAATCGCCCAGCcaggctgctgcagccgacgccagcgccgccgccttgcttgcgaatcgtgaatcgcgtTCAagtgtgaatcacgaatcacgaattggaATCGTGATTAATCGCGAGTAGCTAATTAACTTAGTGAATCTTGTTGACAAACctcacattcgtgattaagTTGGCATTAATCGTTCATCACCGTCGTGCGTGCACCACACAAGACACGAACCCGAGAATCgcgacactcacgactcacgactctggactcgtgactaagTTACTCTTACATGGGTGATTCAACCgcgatttgtgattcaccAACCATGCATAACGCATGAGTGTGATACACAAATGCAGCGTGCACGGCGGGCTTTAATTGATATTCACTTTGTATTTGTTCCACGttcgactcgtgactgtggtGTTCGTGTCTCTCAAGTTGGAAGCCCGAAACGACGCTTTCGGTACGCGTTCGGGTCAGTGAATCGGCTCAATTACCAAATCTCAACAGCCATTCGCAAGTCCCCACCCGAAGTTTCAACTCAATAGAGATGGCCAAGCATCATCATGCCTTCAACGTGCATTCGCTGATAGCAACAGGCAAAACATTGATACAgtctgtgattcacgattgacatTCGGGATCACACTATGCTAGCTGGGGATCGACCTCAGCCAGAGACGAGCCTGAAGGCGCGTCGTCTGGGCGTCGATGAAGCTCTACAAGCGTATCGTTAATGTAGGATGAAAGGATATCGTTCTGAGACGAGTGATGCATcagctcctcttccactcCTTGCACTGCATCCAACAGACGCGTAGCCGCTTCCACTGCCCATGCTGCCGTGCATTCGTAatcctcatcttcctcgtccaaTCCGGAAATGTCTCCCGCCGCGTAGCCGTTGGCTTGGTTGGTGTCACCAACCTCTCCGCGTTTGGCACGATCCGACGAGCCAAAGTTGGCTGGCAACGGCAAACCGAACTTTTCGtcgccttggcctcggATCGAAGCTGCGTCCTCCTTCAGCTGCACCTCGGCGTTCTGCTTGGATCCTGCCTTCTGCAACAGGGAGGCTGCCCTCCTAGCAAGCATCCGCAGAatcaagatcgaggtgtACGCCGGTCCCTGGGGCGATGGGTTGTCTTCGTTGCCAACCGTCGGCGTCCGCGTTACATCGAGTATGTAGCATCCAGGATTGTCGATCGTGCCGTTGGAAGGAGCTCCGTTGGTCGTTGCCGTGTGTCGGTTGACTTGTCGATTCGCATCGCCTTTGGCTTGAGTTGCAGCCTTGGCCAGCGTGAAAACAGTCTCGACACCTTCGGAATCCCTCTTGCCGCGCAGCATGCGTGCACCGTTGACTTTTGCCGTaagcagctgcaccgcctcTCCAGTGTGCGTAGCTCCGGAGACAATACGGAGGTCATCGTCGACAACAATGTCGGCTCGTCgtttgctcggcttggccAACCTAGTTTCGGCATCGTCCGACTTGAGGTGCGTCAACACATGCGCCACCAAGACTCGCTTGTGATCTTGGGcggtggctgctgcgccgcAAGAAAGCTTGACGTCAAAGTCGCACTGTCTCCATCGGCACCGACCATCCGAGGCGTACTCTGCGTGTAGCTTGGCGTGGCTTCGCTGCGATTCGAGTGAGTTG
This genomic window contains:
- a CDS encoding uncharacterized protein (related to inorganic phosphate transporter), whose amino-acid sequence is MSQPQTEMLSASSDANSSERQSSTPSTQSNDHNHAGPNPAQAQVLDETLFPADSYTRDTKTYWADLPFWEKTKWINAQSNQEARRELGEIGSMFKSDPLSPLRAYYNNYVITGLGLFVEGYTLFSIGNLSPLFKAVWPQCWKNYTVCDEGWLHAIDYLEIVGIIVGQILVGIEGDWIGRRFGMVQDALIMTLGSVMLTAMWGTSLNGWIICYAWSVFIYGIGVGGEYPMTSTRAMEGTGTGRAATTGDRMHRGRKVALSFLMQGWGQLANQAVLIIGLLIFHGSLSAPYSTTSTQWTFRVQFGIIAVFTLYLAYIRYYRMKYQDAALKNAKKRLNTSGYDVKSLKLSLSHYWHRLVGTAGGWFANDFFFYGNKIFSGVFINIITGGSGSLETTWLYNLYNIIISLAGYYLAALLMDHKQYGRKWMQANGFIADFILFIIGASLFGPLTQPGGGIKAFQAIYFLSSFFNQFGPNSTTFLLAAEVFPASIRATSHGVAAAVGKLGALAPAILYNYIDNHTKFWVVSWFGLLGWVLTMVFIPDTTGLDLREQERYWECVVQGREQDYHGVAIHPRHLSFYERVVLKRHRYYDPELDRQQKMRELEAHFHSSKNEKGGDDEFPTDDLMEADLQLYFQSLADGQNKKLQPQPSQPQQPSKLAEIEKRL
- a CDS encoding MAP kinase pathway-interacting protein — encoded protein: MSSQSPKSSPTVHVNKWSEQQVVDWLSSVGLSKYARDFKSNGITGDVLVLLDDEALRDIGVVTIGQRLALLAAIYRLKQQFDIPIQEGDWIPKSIEAQEHATNTLSTAHMSTALRQRDDRIRLLESQILRLADYLVRFQQDMASVARHVGVKAHSIDTPITLVSNSLSAHRSSESSATTSAFGSNSDLASSAASSLPMESPTSRNFAGLVSPTRTGFTYGGSQAMSGFKPTTVKSSRSNSIGGAAPMTPTTAAHMYAASASNTVPTGDVSPTQITPSVTPTSLGSQPAFPQQQPPSSAGSTSMVSPTRRLAHQNSLAHPDAAGSARPRAGSVGASAALSSTSGSSLFSNTGSSGSINATTVSAATERDDRIKDAAATTVSEPKPKFSTVAASGSSLSASPAASAAAATTASSDSNPYKSFRVTLDDPCYKVLPAALKKYKINDDWRKYALFICYGKTERCLSYDEKPLLLFQKLKENEQSPVFMLRHIRDVKSPIAIAEAKAASKLQERETDGGSSATKKRSAPRADRRRVIAGTPPPGALVTNASNPVEVGPAADLPERNKVARTYAVAIYPYMPERDDEFDVNVGDTFVVINKAKGWWIVQRDAKQDGAGDVVYSVPASEASSADDDGVTYSNYRAEHASGWVPAGCLLETSRPLGSIVEAEAASMSHVRSGASTISNPSTPTASSSGAKLDAKRAAIPPALITSTSTPGIMLMDYQSGEGDLDLRKDERLRVFKRYNHWSYCVQERDAHARGWVPSWYIGKLSSAASGSLGKSASTTALSATPVPDSRLMHAAESVTAVAGSPSYDSSLTHDHPSAHSASAPMATV